The DNA region GCTGGCGATCACGGACAATCTCAACTTCGGCAACCCGCATGAGCCGGGCGTGTACTTCCAGCTTCAGCAGGCGGTGCAGGGCATCGCGGACGCGTGCCGGGCGCTGAACACGCCAGTCACGGGCGGAAATGTCAGCCTGTACAACCAGTACGCGGAAGGCGATCACAAGGTCGCCATCCACCCCACGCCGACCATCGGCATGGTGGGCGTGCTGCCTGACGTGACCGTGCGGGCGACGCTGGACCTCAAGGCCGGGCCGCACGTCCTCTACCTGCTGGGCGAACACGCGACGGGCATCGGGGCCTCGCAGTATTTGGAAACGGTGCATGGGTTGGAGGCGGGGCGGGTGCCGGATCTCGACCTGGGGCTGGAGGCGAAAGTCATCGCCGGGACGCTGACCCTGATTCGCGCCGGGCTGACGACCACCGCCCACGACGCCTCGGAGGGCGGGCTGGCGGTGGCCCTTGCGGAGATGGCGATTGCAGGCGGGCAGGGCCTGAAGGTGCTGCTGGACGCGCCGGAAGGCGTGCGCCCCGACGCCCTGCTGTTCGGGGAGGCGCACAGCCGCGTGATCGTGGCCGTGGCGGTGGGCCACGAGCAGGAGGCCCAGGACGTGCTGGAGGGCCTCGGCGTGCCCTACACGGCGCTAGGCGAGAGCCTGCCGGGGAGTGACCGGGTGACCATTGCGGTGAGTGGGGCGAACGTACAGTTGAGCGTGAACCTCGACACGCTGCGCACCGCCCATGAAACCCCCCTGCGGGAGATTCTGGGATGATCTTCGACCCGGCGACCGACAAGCCGCAGGACGAGTGCGGCGTCTTCGGGCTGTATTCTCCCGCGCCGGAGGACCTCGCGTGGCTGACCTACCTGGGCCTCTTTGCCCTGCAACACCGGGGGCAGGAGGCGGCGGGCATGTGCGTCAGCGACGGCGACAAGTTCCACGTCGACAAGGACCTCGGGCTGGTCACGCAGGTCTTTGACGAGCGGCGGCTCGACGGCCTGCGTCTGCCCAACGCCCGCGTGAGCATCGGGCACGTGCGCTACTCCACGACCGGCTCCAACCTGCGGTTCAACGCCCAGCCGCTCACCACCCGCACGAACAAGGGCATCCTGGGACTGGCGCACAACGGCAACTTCGTGAATGCCCGCGAGGTCCGCAGCGGCATGCTGATGGAAGGGGCGCTGTTCCAGACCACCAACGACTCCGAGGTCATGCTCAACCTGATCGCCCGCGAGTCGCACATGGACCTCGTGGAGGCGACCGCCAGCGCGATGAAGGAGCTGAAGGGCGGCTACGCCTGCGTGCTGATGAGCCGCACGCAGCTTCTGGGCTTCCGCGATCCGCACGGGGTCCGGCCGCTGGTGATCGGGCAGCGCGAGGGGACAGGTGGAGCGGGGGGCGCGTGGGTGCTGGCCTCCGAGCCGTGTGCCCTTTACGCCGTCGGTGCCCGCCTGATCCGCGACGTGCAGCCCGGCGAACTGGTGTGGTTTGACCGGGACGGCCTGCACTCGCTGATGGTGGAACCGAAGCGGCCCACCCCCTGCTCTTTTGAATGGATCTATTTCGCCCGCAGCGACGGCGCTCTGGACGGGGTGGACATCCACGAGAGCCGCCTGCGCATGGGTGCAC from Deinococcus budaensis includes:
- the purF gene encoding amidophosphoribosyltransferase codes for the protein MIFDPATDKPQDECGVFGLYSPAPEDLAWLTYLGLFALQHRGQEAAGMCVSDGDKFHVDKDLGLVTQVFDERRLDGLRLPNARVSIGHVRYSTTGSNLRFNAQPLTTRTNKGILGLAHNGNFVNAREVRSGMLMEGALFQTTNDSEVMLNLIARESHMDLVEATASAMKELKGGYACVLMSRTQLLGFRDPHGVRPLVIGQREGTGGAGGAWVLASEPCALYAVGARLIRDVQPGELVWFDRDGLHSLMVEPKRPTPCSFEWIYFARSDGALDGVDIHESRLRMGAQLARENPIEADIVVPVPDSGIGAAIGYARESGIPFDYGLYKNPYAGRTFIAPTQEARELKVKMKLSPTSAVRGRRVVLVDDSIVRGTTSRQIVNLLQDAGATEVHFRVSSPPITHPCFYGIDTAARKELVASTHSVEEIRQLIGADTLAFISERGLREAIGGSGLCGACFTGEYPAGTPLLNDVDKLALEV